The Prunus dulcis chromosome 5, ALMONDv2, whole genome shotgun sequence genomic sequence TGGAACTCACCAGACATCATCAGCATCCTCTGTCTGGCATACATTGACAGACTTGCTTTTGCAGGATTTTGTATTaacttttttcttccaaataGCCATATCTCctttctcatactttttctcCCAGCAAAGACTTTCAGCTAGTGCTTCAATCTGTCTTTGCTCTGTCTGGACATCCTCCTTAGACCGCTTCCACGTTTTGTAGTATGTCTTCCAATTAATTGGAGGTCCAGACAAGATCCAATATCCACCAGGTCTAAGGACTCGATCAACTTCTTTTAGGTACATCCCATCTACACACAGCCGTTCAGCATGTGAATCATTTAACTTCCAGCACTTACAGAGATATTCAGTAAATAAACTATTCTTGAATGTCGAaacatggaaaacaaagttaaaAGATGGGACTACAATCAGAAGCCCTATTTTATATAGAAGTCAACAGATGAGGATGGATTGAGGAAGTCAATatcaaccaaaagaaaacttgggaaaataaaattttagcaGGGTTGGTAACTAAATTAATTGCCAGATATGTAAGACTTGCAGACAATTTATCACCCTTGTAAGACTTATTTACACTTTTTGGCATAAAACCTCATAGAAAACATGAAGTTACATAGAAAAATAGTCTTCAAAATGAAAGTGTGAAAATCAGTAATCATTTATACCAATGGAAATCAAGTATAAATGTTTACCAAACGACTCTAAGCTTATTTCAGTGGTCAACCTTGAGAATCGAGGCAAGATTGTGACAATTAATTTGACCATATGATCTGAGTATGGAAATAGATATAGATATGTTTTTCTACTATCTGTATTCAACTTAAGAGTTCACTAATTCAACtctaatttaatatatataatacagaAACTAAGGAAATCAAATGTGATTGCTCCATGCTGGTTACATCAAGATCTTACCATTTGCAGTCCATGGAATTAAACACCGAGAGCACTGAGCCATATCAAAGGCCCTAGATGGGTATGGGAGACGAATTGATCCAAGCACACCAATAACAGCAGGTACACGTCGCTCCAATGCAAACTGCACTTGTGCTTCATGATTATCCCGTGGTGCAAAGGACATGGCTAATACATTTCTCTTTAGCAAGTATGCACCCCAACTTGCAACCTGTATCATGGTTGGTCTCATTAGTAAAGAACCACATATGAACAAAAGAACTGTGTGTGAACATGTATACTAGGATACCTCACTGCTCAGATACATACATGATTTAgctacatatatataacacAGTATCATTGAATGTGCATTTGCATTCACTATACGCACAAGCAAATCTACCTAACATTCTCTGGAGACAGAAAAGCCATTGTTGTACTCATAGTCTTGGATTGACTAAAGGAATTTAAGTCGCTCAAATTAAATGCAGATGACAGAATGGCAATGTGAAGCAATGAATGTAACATgcaaatgcaaaaataaaagcacaagCATAGTTAAGAAAACCAACATACACCACAACCAGTATCCAATGCGGTCCTGACAGAGCCATCTGAAATCGGAATACCTGATGCTAGTTCGTCAATATATGCACCAGCGCCTTGGAGGAACATTGTTCCTCCACCtggaaatttgaaaacatttcCCTGAAACTGCACCCAGTTCTGAACAGCTTTCTCAACTGTCAGGCTTTTATAAGGGATGTTGGCATAGTGGACATAGTCACGGCCTTTAGGCCAGGGGAAAAGAGTCATATATCCTTTCCATTCTGGAATAAGACAATGCAATTTTTCCTCTTCTGGTGGACAATGCCTTTCCCTGTATATCATATTTTCCCTGGGGAATTTCATTGCTCGGTCTTGCTCTTGACAAGGAGTATAATCAGCATACTTAACATCACAAGGCTTGAACTCTTTGACTTTAGGTTCAGAGGGTTCAACTATCTCCTCAATGTTGTGAAGTgtttcaaagttcaaattagTAAAGACATTGCTGCAATCTGTCTGCTTGGTTACTGGAAATGCTATGCTATCTCTTTTTCCAAAACCACTCTTTTCCCATGCTCCAAGAAGGTAGAAGAAACAACACAGAGCAATAACAACGAATATAGATATCGTGCTTCTTGTTCTGTTTCCTGAAGAATTATGCTTAGATTTCATGATATTGTTGCAATTAACTCCCTCAACCCTGCACTAATAATAGAAAACTTAGAGTCGATTATTTGAAGTAAATGGTCAATAGTTGAGAACTGACAGAATAAGTAtgcttaaagaaaaaaaaaaaatcattagcACGTTGCAGTctgttataaataaataacatatcTCAACAACTTGATTAATTGTTCCAAAGTGTGGTTAATTTCTCGTAGCCAAATTTGCAGTCTGATATACATCAGAC encodes the following:
- the LOC117627280 gene encoding probable methyltransferase PMT14 isoform X2, with protein sequence MKSKHNSSGNRTRSTISIFVVIALCCFFYLLGAWEKSGFGKRDSIAFPVTKQTDCSNVFTNLNFETLHNIEEIVEPSEPKVKEFKPCDVKYADYTPCQEQDRAMKFPRENMIYRERHCPPEEEKLHCLIPEWKGYMTLFPWPKGRDYVHYANIPYKSLTVEKAVQNWVQFQGNVFKFPGGGTMFLQGAGAYIDELASGIPISDGSVRTALDTGCGVASWGAYLLKRNVLAMSFAPRDNHEAQVQFALERRVPAVIGVLGSIRLPYPSRAFDMAQCSRCLIPWTANDGMYLKEVDRVLRPGGYWILSGPPINWKTYYKTWKRSKEDVQTEQRQIEALAESLCWEKKYEKGDMAIWKKKVNTKSCKSKSVNVCQTEDADDVWYKKMDTCVTPSPEVTNANEVAVGALKFPARLYAVPPRIANGLVDGVTTESYQEDNKLWKKHVNTYKRINNLIGTTRYRNVMDMNAGLGGFAAALESRKSWVMNVVPTIAKNTLGVIYERGLIGIYHDWCSLEDILLEMDRILRPEGAVIFRDEVDVLNKVRKIVGGMRWDAKIMDHEDGPLVPEKILVVVKQYWVAGSGNSTSNDQ
- the LOC117627280 gene encoding probable methyltransferase PMT14 isoform X1, producing the protein MKSKHNSSGNRTRSTISIFVVIALCCFFYLLGAWEKSGFGKRDSIAFPVTKQTDCSNVFTNLNFETLHNIEEIVEPSEPKVKEFKPCDVKYADYTPCQEQDRAMKFPRENMIYRERHCPPEEEKLHCLIPEWKGYMTLFPWPKGRDYVHYANIPYKSLTVEKAVQNWVQFQGNVFKFPGGGTMFLQGAGAYIDELASGIPISDGSVRTALDTGCGVASWGAYLLKRNVLAMSFAPRDNHEAQVQFALERRVPAVIGVLGSIRLPYPSRAFDMAQCSRCLIPWTANDGMYLKEVDRVLRPGGYWILSGPPINWKTYYKTWKRSKEDVQTEQRQIEALAESLCWEKKYEKGDMAIWKKKVNTKSCKSKSVNVCQTEDADDVWYKKMDTCVTPSPEVTNANEVAVGALKFPARLYAVPPRIANGLVDGVTTESYQEDNKLWKKHVNTYKRINNLIGTTRYRNVMDMNAGLGGFAAALESRKSWVMNVVPTIAKNTLGVIYERGLIGIYHDWCEGFSTYPRSYDLIHASGVFSLYKNECSLEDILLEMDRILRPEGAVIFRDEVDVLNKVRKIVGGMRWDAKIMDHEDGPLVPEKILVVVKQYWVAGSGNSTSNDQ